CCCAATTCCAAGTTCTCTCTCACGGAGAGTTTCTGAAAAAGCCTTCTGCCTTCCGGGACGTAGGTCAGCCCCTTTTTCACCATCACATGGGCGGGAAGTCCTGTCACGTCTTCTCCGTAAAATTCCACGTTGCCTCTCGTGGGACGCATGAGTCCAGCTATAGTGCGCATTGTGGTGGTCTTCCCAGCGCCATTCGCTCCCACGATAGCAACGAGCTCGCCCTCGCACACCTCTAAGGATATGCCGTGCAATACCGGCACGCTGCCATAACCGGCACACATATCGGTGACTTTGAGGATCGGGCCTGTCATTGCGCCTTCAGCTCCTTAAGTCGCTTGCTGAACTTCTCGCCTAAATATGCAGCTATGACCCTTTCGTTATCCACGATCTCTCGAGGTGGACCTTCTGCTATTTTGACTCCACCATCCAGAACCACCACTTTATCGGCTATGGGCATCAACGCTTCCATCACGTGCTCTACCACCAATAGCGTGACGCCCTGGGCCTTCATCTCCTTCAGAAGCTCCATGGCTTCTTTTAACTCTGTTCCAGAAAGGCCAGCCATCACTTCGTCTAACATTAAAAGTTTAGGCTGAGTGGCTAAAGCCCTCGCCAACTCGAGGCGTTTTTTCAAGCCTATCGTGAGGTCGCCGGCCAGTTTGTCTCTATAGTCCTCTAAGTGGCACAATCGCAAAGAGCGCTCAGCCACGTCTAAAGCCGAATTTAGGTCTCGCTCCCTCAAAAAAGCCCCCACCAATATGTTGTCGAAGACGCTCATATCGTTGAGCGGACGCACTACCTGAAAAGTCCTCACCGCTCCTAAGCGAGCCACTCGATAAGGGGGCCACCCGGTTATATCAGAATCAGCAAATAACACCTTCCCTGCGGTTGGCTTATAAGCGCCTGAGATACAGTTGAAGAGCGTCGTTTTACCAGCCCCATTGGGTCCTATGAGGCCTGTTATAGAGCCTTCTTCTACATCGAAAGAGATATCATGATTGGCCACTAAGGAGCCGAACTTCATGGTTAAACCTCGCACCTCAAGGAGAGCCATCCTCTACCCCCTTCCCTGGGCTCGTCCCATAACCCACGATACGAACCCCATTAAGCCCCTCGGCTGTCTTATTACAATGACGATTATGAGGAGGCCAAAGATGATCAGGTCCACGCCGCCACCAAGGCCGCCCCATATGGCCCTCGTATATTCCTGCAACGGAATGAGGACTGCCGCACCGAGGAGAGGCCCCCATAGCGTCCCCAATCCACCCAAAATCGTTATGAGCACGAATCGCATGGACATATCGAGGGACATAACCATAGGCGGGTCCACTCTGAGATTATACTGGACAAAGAATGCCCCACATAGGGCCGCCAAAAAGGCAGAAATGGCCATAGCCGCCAGTTTTACCCGAGGGCTGTTTACCCCTAAGGATTCAGCCGCTTCTTGGCCATCCCTTACGGCTCTCATGTAGTAACCGATGCGATGCCTCTCTATCCAACGTGTAATTGAAAAAACGAGAACGAAGAGGGCGAAAGCGCCATAATAGTACGGCGTTTTAGTATCGTACCACATGAAGTTTTGCCATCCCTCTTCGATGATCGGGTAATCGAGGCCAAGAGCTCCTCCGACCCAATACCACACCATGAAGAGCCTGTTAAATATTTCTACGATGGCGAACGTGGCTATGGCGAAATAGTGCCCCTTGAGTCTAAAGCACGGGTAACTGATGACTAAAGATACTATCGAGGCGATAATCGCCCCCAATAACGCGCCCGGCCATGGAGTAAGGCCGTATTTGACCACAGCCATGCCAGCCCCATAAGCCCCTATGCCAAAAAAGACCGAGTGCCCAAAGGATACTTGGCCACAATATCCGCCCAACAAATTCCAAGCCTGAGACATGCTGGCAAACAACAACACCATAACGAGGACATGTTTGGCGAAGGGCCCTTGTAGCGGCCCCGGAATGAGGGGCAATATGGCGAGTATGCCGAAGATCATGTAGCCGAAGCCGAAACCGCTTCGTCTATACCTCATGCGGCATCACCATCCGAAGAGTCCCTTTGGCTTCAGCATAACAACAACCAAGTAGAGTGCAAAAACAGCTACGTACTTAAATATGGGGGCGATGTAAAACCCCGCAAAGGCCTCAACTAATCCTATAAGGAGGGAGGCAAAAAACGAGCCCGCTATACTTCCAAACCCACCCATCGCCACGCAGATAAAAGCGATGAGGCCGAATAAGCTTCCCACCTCAGGATGCACCGGCATATAAGTGGGAAGGAGGCCCCCGGCTATGCCTACACAAACCCCTCCAAGGCCGAAGACCAGACCGTAGATCTTTTCTG
This genomic window from Acetomicrobium sp. S15 = DSM 107314 contains:
- a CDS encoding ABC transporter ATP-binding protein; this encodes MALLEVRGLTMKFGSLVANHDISFDVEEGSITGLIGPNGAGKTTLFNCISGAYKPTAGKVLFADSDITGWPPYRVARLGAVRTFQVVRPLNDMSVFDNILVGAFLRERDLNSALDVAERSLRLCHLEDYRDKLAGDLTIGLKKRLELARALATQPKLLMLDEVMAGLSGTELKEAMELLKEMKAQGVTLLVVEHVMEALMPIADKVVVLDGGVKIAEGPPREIVDNERVIAAYLGEKFSKRLKELKAQ
- a CDS encoding branched-chain amino acid ABC transporter permease; its protein translation is MRYRRSGFGFGYMIFGILAILPLIPGPLQGPFAKHVLVMVLLFASMSQAWNLLGGYCGQVSFGHSVFFGIGAYGAGMAVVKYGLTPWPGALLGAIIASIVSLVISYPCFRLKGHYFAIATFAIVEIFNRLFMVWYWVGGALGLDYPIIEEGWQNFMWYDTKTPYYYGAFALFVLVFSITRWIERHRIGYYMRAVRDGQEAAESLGVNSPRVKLAAMAISAFLAALCGAFFVQYNLRVDPPMVMSLDMSMRFVLITILGGLGTLWGPLLGAAVLIPLQEYTRAIWGGLGGGVDLIIFGLLIIVIVIRQPRGLMGFVSWVMGRAQGRG